DNA sequence from the Tachysurus vachellii isolate PV-2020 chromosome 16, HZAU_Pvac_v1, whole genome shotgun sequence genome:
GAAGATGAATTCAGACGTTTCGTTTCGTTTTTTTTCCGCCGAACGAATTTTTCTTCGTTAATCagaagtaacaaaagaaatctttAGATTTAGCGTCTAAATCAGATCTGATCCGCTTTGGTTTCTTGTTCTGGATCACGGGAGTCCTGAGTACGTTGGATTTTACAGTTGGCAGTAACAAAGCTGGATTCCTGGTGTATTTTTTCCACCCTGTTCACAAGATTTCAGAAAATCTGTCAGGCAGCGAggacaggaacaaaaaaaaaaaaaaaaggttagagaAAAGGTGAAAAGTTTCAGCATGAACCAAGTGAGATTTTCCATGCTTTCTCATGAAAGACTACAAGAAATAGAAAGACATGGTGAGTAAAACATCGCCCTCTAGTGGCTCGGGAAAACGACCATCAGGCGGAAGGACGGAAGACATTTCACAACACTGAGCCTTTTTCCTCCTCCATTACAGCGCACgagagtttctgtgtttttctctttaacATCAATAAAGCTGCTGCTAataatgtaaagtgtgtgtgtgtgctacataACAATCTAATAACAAACACCTTGCTTTTCCTAAACTATCTATAatctatatgtgtgttttttttgtttgtttgtttgtttattattattatttttaagaacaaaaaaataaaaaggttttgatTTGACAGTAGTAGACAAGAAGTGTTGGTCTACATAAAGAGACACGTGAGGTGGTTACCGGGCCCGTTGGCATCCTAGCCggacacacagaacagctccagTCAGTGGCTATAGGCCTGTGTAGCAGATGAAGAGATTTGGGGCAAACTCACATCtgtcacagaacacacacagcttcactGCAGAGCGGCCTCTGCGTCCCTcccccttccttccttccttcttactttcttatttaaaaattcACCGAGGACTTTCCcctttagcaaaaaaagacccCGAACACCCGCCCACCCGCCCACGCCAGCCAGCCTGGAGCACCAATCGGCATTGAGcgcattttttgtttaaatgcacACGGCACGCTTTTCCTCTCACGAGGTGGAACCTGTGCTGCTACGCTCCAAgtatatcaaataaaataaagtaatataaaagaacaaaagatgAAGGACCGGGGGAGTCGTTCACATGATAAAAGTATTCAGTATTAATAAACAGTGTTAACTCTTCCCCTCTGTCTGTGTGGTTAATGTTAGCTGGAGGAAGTGGCTTTGCCTCGTTGTCAGCATCTTCCTTCCGCACCATAAAACACTTGCGAATGCTGCAGCTATGCACGTTAGAAGCGCGTGCCAGCCATCGCGCCACGTCGGGCCGCATCGCTCGCTCAAGGTTATTCATAGGGAACACAAAAAGCATtcacaacatcacacaaacagGGGAATTACATACCCAATAACATTCCCACAAGcatacatttctttttctgctataatcacacacacaatgtagaagaaaaaaaaaccaaacacgGTTTGTTTTTAAGCTGAATCGGGGCAAGGAAGGCCTTAGAGAGGGGTTTGCTCTCTTTTTCttattctgtctttctgtttttttttttttttactgcagaaAAGTGTAAAAACCAGGCCTACCTCAGGCAGGACAGTGTGTTGTGGGGAAGCCAGTGGGTTTATTAGTGAAATCAGCGTGAGGTAAAAGTGCTCACCTCCTGCCTGTTGGTAGATGATGTTCTTACACAGCAGGTCGTTGTGACAGAGAACGACGGGCGAGCCGAGCTTGGAGAGGCTCTGCTGGAGCCACAGCAGCTCCTCTCTCAAACACGACGTACTGGGCACCTGGCTGCtcagcctgcacacacacacacacacacacacacacacacacacacatttcagcagGGTTCATCCTGGAAATGAAAGTTCACCTGCTGCCTTACATGAGAATGTGAGGATGTTCAAcctaaaaatacatttctttcgACTCACAAGTTCAACTCgagttaaagagaagaaacGAGTTGACATAAAGTTCAATTTAATGAGGTTATCATcttttacagcacacacacacacacacacacacacactcagtagtTACACAAGCATTCATTCTTCCTCTTTGAATCGTCTTAATGATATCTGACTGtatttctacacatttctaCAATACACATGAATTGCcacaaaaagagaagaaaaacaaatcgtctgatttttattctgtaaatatcaaattttttttttttttttcattttaaagtacAAACACCAGCAAATCATCAGTAATCAAATCAATGGCTTGttatttccaaaataaaattgttcagtgaacagacatttttttttctaaaacctTCCAtcgattttattttaatgaaacacttcaaacataaaaataaaatgaaaataaaaataaaaaataaagtacaaataaagtacaaaaatatGACACAGATCAATTTTTagccaaaaatattttaactcAAGTCTTTTTTATAtggaaacattcattcactcactcactcatcttctaccgcttatccgaactacctcgggtcacggggagcctgtgcctatctcaggcgtcatcgggcatcaaggcaggatacaccctggacggagtgccaacccatcacagggcacacacacactctcattcactcacacaatcacacactacggacaatttttccagagatgccaatcaacctaccatgcatgtctttggaccgggggaggaaaccggagtacccggaggaaacccccgaggcacggggagaacatgcaaactccacacacacaaggcggaggtgggaatcgaaccctgaccctggaggtgtgaggcgaacgtgctaaccactaagccaccgtactaTATGGAAACATTTCCAATCTAATTCTAATCATTTCTGTTTGTTACAGTATCCAGTCATGATCCATTTCCCCCTTTGATATCTGATCCACATGGAATGTGGATCTAAGGCTTGGAATCtgatctaaaaataaaacagatcacTGTATATTGTAAGcgtgttgtgatgtcacacatcATGATATCGGTGTTGTTTTTGCGTCACCTCGGCCAGGCCTAGGTCTGATCTCCAGGTCTGATCTCCAGGTCTGATCTCATTTTACctgaaagttatttttttctccaataTGATTCATTCGTATCTTTTGGTTTCGTAATGTTTGAACATCTCTTTGGTAACAAAACCATGATTTGGTTACAGATCCAAAACAAACCTCCTGCAGTTTGAATACTTGTGACTCAGAAGATTGTCAGGAGTTTAAAATAGGTCAAATACCGTAAAAGGGAAAAGACGCTCGGACAAAACCATCTGACTTTACATCACcagggttctctctctctctctctctctctctctctctctctctctctctctcatgtttcaTGTTGTATAACAAAAGAAATTCAATCCTTCTTTAAACCTAGTGACTGATTTTGTAAACATGAAACGCGATAAGGATTAACGAACACACGCTGGTGCAGAGTAATATCCAACTAcaacaaattataataataataaaaaaacacattaggtGTTGACTAAAAGTGCAGGTCGTGAATTTTTCAAACATCAAAAGTTTTGTTTGAAcaattttctgaagaaaatgtttgtaaaaaaatgtgttcataaaacaaaaccttttaaCATTCAGTTAACAGTTTTAATGTCAGCTGAATTTTTAGCTAACATTAAAATTGTTAACTGAatgttaaaaatttttttttttttatgaacacattttttacaaacattttctaaaataaatgtggtaaaaaataaatgtgtttaattagGATATAGCAAAATGTCTGAGAAAATTCTGgcggttaaaaaaaataataataattttctgtaTTGAAAACAGAGAACGTTCTTGAgggataaaataaatgataaccGACTGTAATGATGTATGCAAATGATTTGGAGATTTGGGTTTAAATAATAGCTTTAAACTGACTCAAACATAAGGGTTGAAGCTTTGAGGAgactgagagactgagaaaTAAGTGCTTTAACTGTAAAACAACACGAcagactgtgttttatttgcttcGCTACCAAATATCTCTACTAAGGAGCTAATCTGGCATGCAAACAAAGAATTAGCAGGCTAGTTAGCAAACATTGCTTTAACAAACAGAAAGCTTGTCTAAAATCGACAACAAGAAACTAGCTTGCTAATGCTACTGACGAAGATTCTGTGGTGTCTGTCAGTGTCACGCTATAAACCAACGAAGCCTTATAACTACCTAATGCAACTTTCCACTCCCAGTGAACTTGAATCCACCTGGAATAcgtgtgtattattttttacctcATACAGATGTACAGCTTCATCATCGCTGAGACACGGCCTCGTGATcgctttacataaaaatgaagTCTTTATACAAATCAAAACCACACGGTTCGGTCTGATTACAGTCACGTCACATTTGCTTACACGGATCCAAATCCAGCACCGTACAGTTTGCATGAACAGGTGGAAGTGCATGAATCATGTGAGGTTCCATTTTTAGCTCTGCGGCGCTCAGCTAATAGCTTTGTTTTTAATGGGTGAATTTTTTATGAGCTCTGAAGTGAAAGCACTGCATAATAAAATGCCAAATGCTGCattcagtaaataattaaacttACAGCTAAAGAGGGACTTTTCAGAAATGAAAATTAgcttttacttaaaaaaaaaaactaacaaaaaacatGCACTAACATATTTTTCAATATATAATTTAGctaagtagtagtagtagtcgtaGCATTACTCATGCCTCATTTTTATCgcataagaaaaaaacagcagcacttTTTGTGTACTTTTGCATATTTTCGTGTATTTTGTGTGATAATTCATTGTAGAAAATAAGCATCTGTTATGCAAATGGCTtatggcttagtgtttagcacgttctcctcacacctccagggttgggggttcgattcccacctccaccttgtgtgtgtggagtttgcatgttctccccgtgccttgggggtttcctccgggtactccggtttcctcccccggtccaaagacatgcatggtaggttgattggcatctctggaaaattgtccgtagtgtgtgattgcgtgagtgaatgagtgtgtgtgtgtgccctgtgatgggttggcactccgtccagggtgtatcctgccttgatgcccgatgacgcctgagataggcacaggctccccgtgacccgaggtagttcggataagcggtagaagatgaatgaacgaatgaatgatttaaatcACAGTAGAAATCCTACTCCAGATACAAACAGAGAGCCTCACTGGCACTGTGTTACATCATTAACATGAATAATCCTGTATAGAATAGTCCTAACATACCATTTACACTAAAGGATAAAAGCAAGGTGTGAAAATACTCCAGCTTTTAGTGTCTCTGCTGGAACAGAGACGACATGAGCGTAAATAAGAACCTGCTAGTATTTCTTCAACATAGAGAACACATAATAAAGGATAAGTGGATTCTTAGAGCCACAGATTTAAAGCATCAAGAACAATGTCATGTATGAAAAGTAAAGTAACcggaaaggaaaaagaaacctGATGAATGTGAACGTAGTGTAAATGCTACACgaataaaatgttgttttgtcGCTCTCTTATCTGAGTGTGTATAAAACCACACGCTGTAACCTACATTACTGTATCTAAAGCTGCCATCTATCACATGATACAACAACACGTCAGCTGCCCCCGTTAGACGATCACACTGGAATTTTACAGACGATTTCAGCTTGAATACAGTTAGAAGTGAACCTATTTCTCTTGCCTCTGGTTTCTGTTTTACTTCTAATTTTGCTTTTACAATATCCTAAATAACCTGAAATAAAGGACCCAGGCTGCTGGACTGCTGTTCCTCTTTCCTGTGGTGGTAACGTTAatagtccttctccattcctAGCTACAATTTTCACCTcaggtaaaaatataaaaatgttttgtaccaTTGACGAGTATTTGTTATACActttatggccaaaagtatgtgcaccccatGTCCATCATACCCGTATGGACATCTGCAAAGAATTATAATATGATTAAATGTCTATAACATCTTtgtatgttgttgttattcGATTTTTATTTAGCCTATAGGCGAGTGGTGGTTATAGTGGTGGCGGTTGTTGATTgaaggatcggggttcaagccccagtactaCCAAGCTGTACAAGCATGTTGAGCATGGCCCATAACCCTCTGAGccactgtatcatgtctgaccctggtctctgaccccaacctccaaatgTTGGGatatttactgtgctgtaatgtatatgtgacaaaataaaggcttctattcagtttcccttccttccttcatttggAATTGAAACCacagcttattttttttaatatcttacCTTGTTAATCAGGCATCATAACTCCTATGATTGAGTAACTACCATCTATTACTCAGTCACCGTTAACTATCttaattatttcttaatttgttGATATAAGATTATAGATTAATAGCATAAATTAATTCCAGTCACTTATTAGgtaagaaatgtatttttttgctgtgtatTACGTGAGAACTGAAGCTAGCAGAATTACTGCTCTAGATTATACAGATTACATCCTAATCTTTGCTAAAAGTTGTTGTGTAGCACTTTCCCACCTTCGGCTTTTAACTAAGGAACATAATTGTCTTCGTGATTGAGAAATACTATAATCACCTCTCGTGATCGTCTTTGTGATGCACATAATAAAGACATGAGCCAGCTTTAGAAATGTAAGAGAAAAGATCAGTCTTGAGGCAGATATTTACCGCGGGCGTATGAGTCAAACCTGGGTGTTACGTTTTGCTGTCAGGATAATTAATGGCTACAGGCTAAACAAACATGATaggcatatactgtatttttactAGCTTAAAGAAACTCTGAACACAAACCTCaacatttttatagattttatcacagcagctatgaaaaaTAAGGTTTGTTTATCATTTCTAGAGACGTAGTGACGACTCACGCAAACATACGCTCCGTATCATTAAGTCGAACTGTTGATATGGTTACATTTTCTGTAACGTTAAAAATTAGTTGGAAATCTCTAGCATCAGAGTGTTGTAACAGTCTGAGATAAaaatgctatttaaaaaaaaaacaaaaaaaacattttttaaactttaccacCTCAGAAAAGTTGAAGAACGGAGAAAACTTTATCTTACTAACGAAGAGAAAGTGAAGGAATGACTCGTAGCTTCTAACTAAGTCGTTTCTCTACATTCGACAACATTAAACGCGACTATGAATGGATAAAAGTTCACACACGACACacagttttattccttacacaaCAGTTCATTTTGTAGTGAAATTacaactttaattatttaaacagatctgtcagctttatttttctgtatcacTTCCATACCCATGTTGTGACAATCCAGTAACGTTATAAattcaaaatcatttttaagtgacaaaaaaaagaaaaacccaacaggtttaacaggtttttttttctttttctttgtcctcTGAGGACCGACGGCTAGTTTACATAAtggttatataatatatattatctaTATGGAAACTGTGGGTTGTTAGatgtttaaatatacatatgttTCCCAGCAACAGGTCATGTATTAACTTAACGCAGCCCTGAGTTTACACTGACAACTCCCTCAGCTCGTAATGTCACCTAAAGGCTCACCTCTGGTCCTTTTCCGGATCCTCAAAGTGGGTGGGGACGAGGGAGAAGTACTTGCCCATCTTGTGCCAGAGATCAGACCGGGGAACCCAGCCATTGTGTGCGTGGATTACGTGGTACTTTGCCATCTGCCTTGCAATGAGCCTGAGAGAGAAATATCAACATGCTACACATCAGCATGTCTTTCATTATCCAGCTAAGTTAGCTTATCTAACTGGACTTATATGGCTAAATTCAGCTAACATGACAGAATTTCTGAGAGAAGGTTAAGCTCCTGTACAGAGATCATGATAGTCAACACGTTCATCAGCTAACATGACAGAATTTTTGAGAGAATTTTTAATATTAGATAGCTGACAACTAATGCTAATCAGCAAACGATTGATTTCTAAGCttacaggatttctgagaggaattttatataaattatttcataCTCGTCGATGTATATTATCTATTTTGCTAGGATAGCTAACTTAATATTCACCGTTAatgctaaccaccaagctattgtatattataacatttattgTCAACATGAGCAAACCTGATAGGATGTATTTCATATTCATAAACGTACTGTACAGTAATTTTAAGTCATAATGATAATTGTATTTGTTCTAGCCCTGACTTAATGTCTAACTGAATCTTCGAACAATTTTTCATAGACGGATTCTGAGAGAAAACAGATTTTTCAAAGGACATTTAAGTCTCACTAAGTCCAATAATACCCCATCTTATAACTAGCTAGGTAAAAGAGGCTAGCATGACAAGATttctcagggattttttttttaacttacagTAACAATTTCTGAGGTAAAGtacttttataatatttacagcTAATCCTAACCAACAACGCTACATAATATCTGAGAGAAGCCCCATTTAGGGATAATTGTAATATTTCCTTGCttgctaactaactaacttgCAGAAATGAGCTAATGCTATTGGATTTAGTATATCTTTCAGCAGATAAAACCCGTACTAAAAAGCCTACACTTATATGACTAGTTAGACCTAGCTATACACGGCTAGTGTAGCGAGTGTAACGTACTGTATAATATTGACTAACCATGTAAACACAATACATTTTTGTGTcaagtgtttatattttttcttcacgAGCCTTTGAGTCCTGTTTTTGTCATCctgtatttatttcatctttaatATTTGGTTTGCCTTCACATGTAGTAGGGACATGTTTTGAAAGGAATTATTTAGCTAATATTTGCAGCGActtcttttgtttgtatttgttttccttCCTGATTCTTTCTTTCAGTGCTTTCCAAACGGTtcaatctgattggctgtgcTCTGGGGAGTGTGCACACAGCCTGactggcatgtttttttgcATATGTGTGCAACTATGGTGATGTTAATGTACAGCCAACATGTGCTTGGTTTTTAAGGGCAGGCTGTGAATAGACACGAGATGGAAAGATGCCACAAACATCTTTGGCAAGACATGAGGCATTTCTTTATGTGTATGAGGCCTGAGATGGGGTTTGGGGTGTTGGGGACGGGGGCGGCTCAGGGCTTGGCTAGGTCATGAAGCAGAAGGATCGTGTTACTACGAAGGCTGTGGCTTTACAGCAGAGAGGAAACGAGCATGAAGCTTATGCCAGGCAGCAAACATGCAAAACTGTAGCAAGTCATCCACAGAGCTGGAAAATTCACCTGAATATGGCGGGATTGCGGATGTGCTCGGGCTCCAGGGCCACGCCCTCCAGGAACTCATAGCAGAGGCCGTTGTTAAAGGTGCAGTATAGACGCGGGGCACAGCGGTGTGCCTGCAGCACACGAAAGCTCTTCACCTCATTGTCACGGTCTACGAAGAGCTCGGTTTTGTTGCCGTAGATACGCACCAGCACCACGTCCTCCAGCGCCCCACCCACGTAGCAGCCAATCAGCTTGTTGGTAATGCCGTCTGTGAAAGTCTGccaaaatgaaaagaagaatGAATCATTACTCATGTGACACTAAAgctaaaggctttttttttttcttctttttttctatcaTTCTTCATATTCCTTGAAGTGTTTCAACATGCACATATTCCTtgatggagtgagagagggagtgagagagggagagagagcgggagggaGTTCAGTGATCTTACAGAGGGAGAAATCTGCCAGAAAGCCTTATGTAACACTAACTCATTCAAATATAGACAAATCCAGGCTCAGTGACACAAAGGATTGTTATAAAGTATGTCAGAAATActcttttccaaaacattaTGATATTGTTTTAGAACATTTCTTACAAACGATGACCAATGTTAAAATTTCGTGTGCGTTAAATAAACGTATTATTATGCATTTTTTCTGGCTGATCGTTAGCGATCCTTTTTATCGAGCATTATGGAAAGTCTAGATGTCTAGACTTAAGTCCAGTTTTGGACTTCAGAATAGCATAAAACAGTGAACACTGCGGTAAGCTGCGAGTTTATAGCGCACCGTTGGGAAATCCAGGATACGACATACCTTAACGCCACTGACAGCATCCACGACTGATCCCCacaggcgtttttttttttccccaccacaCCCACACTTTTATTAATCCGTAATACCTGCTCTGTCACCTTGTTGTTCTCTGAATCTGTTGTTCATGCTCAGCCTGTTTTCCtttcttaaaatgtttaaatcgtTCAAATGACTGGATCTGATTTTTGTTTTCCTGACATTTACCGTAAAGCTAAATACAGGATCCATGCTGTGTGTTGCCAAAATATCGTACAAGTGTCTTGATACATATTTTTGTCATGAGTCCCGCTCGCATTCGTCCTCTCATTTCCTCCTTTTATTTTAATCGGTCAACATTTCCGAGCAGATCACGACTTCCAGTCCTGATGAAGCAACAGCCAAGGGGGGAAAACTGACCATGCTGTCTggggtgggaggggcatacgGTTTCTCCCCTGCCAATCAGACCAACAGCAGCCAATCGCTGTGCGCTCAAACATGCATACAGGTAACGATTTCCTCTCAGGATTGTAACGGGGGGATTTCACAAGTCAAAATTGGCAGGAATTTACTCTAAATGAGCCTTGATCGTGGTGAAAAATCAACAAACGATAACCTGTCATTTCTCTCAACTTAAAAACATTCAACTTTCTTcccctcaatttttttttctatgtgaaGCAAAACACAAGGTAAGGCTCAAGATCAAAACACGGCTAGCTCGACTCCAGActataaaaaaacatgatttttgtATAGCATATTACTGGCTAGCTAAAACTAGCATAGCTGATGACTAGCATAACACCGTGCTAAGGAGATGGACGGCTTTCAGTTCGCAAATGATTTGCATTTACGACGTGTTTTTGTTTCGGGAAGTTTTAGATGGACAAAAACCACATTTTCATTGACTAAAACTGTTTAGTACTTTCGACTAAAAGTAAAACTGAATCGATATCATTGATGAAATGAACGTGAGTCATGTATGAAGTGTTTCAGCAAATTTGACTCTTAAACATGAAGCTTGTTTTGGATTTCCATTACTGTGCTAATGCTAAACCTTTTATTACTAGTTCCATTGTGCCCTCACCTGCACCTCACCTGCATGGTTTCTAAGTTATTGGTGTCATAAAACAGCAGATTTCTAACCATTCTTATACATGCCTCACATGCCTGCTGTTTctgtggtgagagagagagagagagagagagggagagggagagagagagagagagagagagagacacatagaatgtgtgtgtgtgtgtgtgtgtgagagagagagagacatagaatatgtgtgtgagtgtttgtgtgtgtgagagagagagagagagagagagagagagagagagagagagagagagagggagagagagaacgagagaaaggTAGCAagcgagagaaagtgagagagagacagaaatagaatgtgtgtgtgtgtgtgtgtgtgtgtgagagagagagagcgagggagacaGCAAGCGAGagcgaatgagagagagatacaaagagagcaaagtgagagagagacagaaatagagtgtgtgtgtgtgtgtgtgtgtgtgtgtgtgtgtgtgagagagagagagagagttagagcaagctagagagagtgagtgagagagaaaaatacagacagtgtgggtgtgagagagatacagacaaagagagagagtgagagagagtgagagagatacagagagataaagatacacagagagagagatacttccTCCCCATGAAACAAAATGCAagataattctttttttcttccttctccaGTGTTGTAAACCCACGTTTTGCATTTAAAGTTTATGACAGTGTTTATAAGACATTATAACATCGGCACCGAGTTTGTTCAGAAGATGCTTCATGTTAGAGATTCATAATCCAAGATAAAGCTATCTTTAAAATATATAGCATATTcctaaacaataacaacatgtCTAATAGATTATGAACACATCATAACAGGataataacatgtttatattcattatagGACACCCACTTCAGGTTTCAATCCGAACACGGATACAAACACTGCTTTTACTTTTCCCACCACTAATGTACATGTATAATGCTAAGACTGTCTATGAAGGTCATACGTCTATTGACCTATGAATACATTCTTAACCTGTTATAATGCGTACTTATGACAGTTTATACATTCCATTAAGTAACTTTTAGAATAATTAATGCCAGGGAATTCCAAGGTTACGTTCCAGTAACATTTATGATGAATTTATACATTCCTAAGAATGCGTTATAAGCAGTGTTCATAACGCAGTATGTCACCTAGCGATGTTTGCAATGCAGTGCATCACCTATTCCAAATATAAagcttgtttatttgtaaaaatgatCATCACATCACAGAGAACTGATGGTTTTCTTTGGAACCCTTGTTATAATGCGTAATGAACTGCACTTCGAATATTTCTTATATGTTATCGATTCATATAATGCACAATAACGCTATCTCTAAAATCTCTGAGTGTAGAGTAGTGTCGCGACCGAGCATTTTCATAAATAATTACGGCAGCATCTTTGATGCGCAGAGGACGCATTATAACATGATTACGAATGTGTTCAAAGTTTGTTACAGCTGTTAGTTATGAAGGTCGTAGTTATAATGAAGCAACGTGTAGAGATAAGGATAAAGAACTCTGTCTCTGGGTATATTTCTAGTGTTTTGCGGAATTTTCCACGTTAGACAAAGGGTTCgtgtttaggccacacccacttttaGGACTGAATCCGAATCCAAACACAGACGCAGTCGGTGTTGTTATATTATGAACGGAATATATACGACCTATTTACAGC
Encoded proteins:
- the etnk1 gene encoding ethanolamine kinase 1, with the protein product MANYIHVPVGAPAVPKLDVTVDEHDYRPGALQIIKALRPQWKPTEVKMKTFTDGITNKLIGCYVGGALEDVVLVRIYGNKTELFVDRDNEVKSFRVLQAHRCAPRLYCTFNNGLCYEFLEGVALEPEHIRNPAIFRLIARQMAKYHVIHAHNGWVPRSDLWHKMGKYFSLVPTHFEDPEKDQRLSSQVPSTSCLREELLWLQQSLSKLGSPVVLCHNDLLCKNIIYQQAGGHVKFIDYEYAGYNYQAYDIGNHFNEFAGLNEVDYSMYPERSLQLQWLRAYLEAYKDCKDQGTEVSEAEVEVLYVQVNRFALASHFFWGLWALIQAQYSTIDFDFLGYAVLRFNQYFKMKPEVTALNFPE